In the Pongo abelii isolate AG06213 chromosome 9, NHGRI_mPonAbe1-v2.0_pri, whole genome shotgun sequence genome, TCATCTTTAcgaaaagataaaaaggaaaaaaaaagactcaacatATAGATTCAGTATAATGACCTAATTTCAGGAAAAGATCACTTAGATGAAGAAATATTCCAGCTATAACAACAGTTTAAATGCTTAAGAAATAAACTACTCTTGCTCAAATCATCTCCAAACAGGTAAAAATCATCTCCAAACAGCGGCTCAAAGTCAAAAgaagtcaaagaaagaaagagtgccCAAGTCTTTTCTGACACCTCCAATCCTTACTAGCAAGACGGATTTTCATTAAGCAAGGGAATGTAAGTAAAGGCCAGTTCTCCACcctcctcaaaaaatttaaaagaatcgAATAAAAGACTCCAATGATTACCACTATTAAAGATTAAAGAATGATCTAGACTCAATCCACGGCTGAATGTGGCAAGCAAATCCCAAAGTACATCTCTGGAAAAACCCTCAtgaactggggagacagaggGGCACAACAAGTTGAAGGACAGCCTTCTCCCTTAACTGGGCCCTTTAAACTGCTGGTTCTGATTATTGCTTTAACGAGGATTCTTTACAATCTGACAGTTAATTTTAGTGACCCTCTACTAGGGTCAAAGGCAAACAGGGCAAAAACAGGACAGATTGTTCTCAAATGCCTGAAATTTTAGAATACTGtaaaaaacatggaagaaaagGTGGCTGAGGAAAGTGGAGAATAACTAGTTATACTACTCAGTGGACCAAACTGCTCAGCAGttttaaagtactttaaagtACTTTAAGCAGAATCAAAGTACTTCTCCTGAAACTACATATCTGAGAGCGTAACTAAGAACATACACCTAATATTTttcctgaaaattaaaatttgcatTCTGGAAATGAAAAGTATTACTTCTGAAAATGTGATAAAAGCAGAAACTTTTCTAGAAAAGTTAAAACTAAGTTTTAGTAAGTCTCTACAGAAGCCATTTCCACCTAACATGATCTGCCAGCTTATTGGTAAGCAAAATTCAGAAGAGATACAAATCCTGCAAAAACTTCCCAATGAAATTAGTTATGATTCACCTAAACATATACCTGTCAAAGGAGTAAATGGCCAAAAGCAAGGGAGAGTCAACAGATGGATCCTCTAACATTAGACGAAGTGGTAAACACACAATTTTCCTTGCAAAATTAATGTTAGATTCTGGGAGACCAGAAAACACAATAGAGAAACGGGggtggaaggaacaaaatatcAAGGAGGTCTACACAGCTGGAAGTTTAGGTTGCAGGTTATTAAAAGAGAGTAGATACGCAATTATGCACTTAAGTGCCTTAAAGTGCTAGCTTGTCTCTGGCATTTGCCCAGGGGGCTACTTTGGCACCTAACAAAACCAGAGAAAACAAGTGCAACTAAGAAAGCAACTGTGTACATTCCAGACATAAAGATCATTAATAAACGCCTTAATCTAAGGATCTGTTGGTTctaatgccagaaaaaaaaattaaattttaaaaaatatctaaaagagATTTTAAGTGGGCAAGCAATAGAGAAGATACCCAACACTGAGAAACGGAAAGGAAAAAAGACCACCCTGATAACTACTGCTCATCAATATACATCTATAACTCTACCAGAACAGTATTAAGAAATGAGAAACGccaatattacataaaataaggtaaaaataaCTAAGCATAGGTTAGTGTCAGGTGACCTAGGGTTCAGACACCCAGAGTTTTACTTAAGGATAATTTGTCCTGAATCAAGACCACACTGTCCTCTCCTTAAACCTAACTGCTACAAGCAGACACCACCTCTTCTGACTGGGCTGAAGTGTGGGAAACAGTCCAAAGATTAGGTATCACACCACAAACCCTCCACAAGAGCAGCCTTTGCTCTCAATTAAGTTGACAAAATAATTCTCAacttgccaattaaaaaaaaagaaagcaaactagACCTGAGACACCTGTGTCACTTTTCTTTACTAACGCACAGCAATGCCCATGACACAGGGCACCCATTACTAGGGGAAATAATGATCAGACCCTCAGCTCTAAAAAAGCCCAAATTTAAGGGAAATGGATGCCAAAGGCAGCAGTAATGACTCTTAACAAGGGGAGTACCCAGAAAAAGAATCAGCAACTACACTGTCAGAACACAGGTCTAAAATATAGCAAGGAGTCACGGGAATACTCCATAATTTGGATaaggcttttttaaattttttattatttttgttcagtCCTGCTTAATTAAGCTAAAAAAGGACACCACTCTTTTTGATACTGGGAACCCAAAGGAGGTGAGAGATGAGTTCAGATAGCAACTCACCATGATCACCACCCCTGAACTGCCACTGTTGCTTCAGAcctcagattttggaatatttgcgttATACGTACCATTttagcatcccaaatctgaaaattcaaaatccaaaatgctctaaaacaagcatttcctttgagcaacATGTAGGCATTCAAAATGCTAGGGATTTGAGATGCTTCCAAATGAAGTGACAATCCACATCATCACCCATGCTGCCCTCCAGGCACAAAAAATTCATTTGGTTAAGACTCCAAGATAACACAAATCTAAATGCTCTATTCACCAAAATCTTATAAAGCCCCCCAAACCAAAGAAAAGACAGTCATTACTGCCCCTAAAACCCCAGTGCCTCCTCCCCAGGAAGTCCTAAAATCAGCCTTGTAATTGTAGAGTGGCCTTATACTCAAAATACAATCCCTTGGTACAGGTATAATATGAAAGCAACAAGAGCTGTAACCCTTTAAAGAGTTTGTGTAAGGTAAGACAGCTTAACAAGGATTCTGCTCCTATAAAAGTGTTGCTTGACATGTTTTTGCAAGGTTCTTCATGTAAAACGCAGAATTCTGATCCTGTGCTGAGGACAATAAATTCAGAGTGAGGAACTCTGAACTGTGTtctactacaaaaaaataaaaaataaaaaaaaaggcccaGTAACTCAGAAAGCCTTCAGAGAGGATTTCTGCACTGATGAGCACAAAAGCCATAGGGACTCCAAATAAAAGGCGAGTGGCTTTTCTCCAGGAGACATTTGCCTAAGGTAAAGCCCCTAAGTCCCATGCACCCTACATCTTAAGAAGTCCATCACCCATACTTATTTCTTCATCACCAGCCAGCCAACAACTGTTATCTTTACCAAACCTCTTCTTTTACTTATCCAACCATTTTCTGCACATAGCCTTGTGTTCGGCCCTCTACCCAAAGAGGGTGGTTCACCTTGAAACTCTGTGTTATCAAGGCCCCTGATGGCCtccactgcatcctctgcccGTTCCATGTGTACGAAGGCATAATCTTTCACGATGTCACATTCGATGACCGGACCATACTCCTCAAACTTGGCTCGAAGCTCCTTATTGGTGCAGGTGGGACTGATGTTGCCCACATGCAACTTTGTTGAGGTTTTGCTCTTATTCTTGCTGGCTTCCACGTTGATGTTCACCCCATGAAGCTTGTAATGGTGCAGGTTGCGTATGGCATCCTCAGCTGCCGTCTTGTCTTCTATGTGCACAAAGCCGTAATTCTTAATGATGTCACATTCCAGCACCTTCCCATACTGCTCGAAGAGTGAGCGAATCTCCTGCTCTGTAGCCTCCCGGGGCAGGTTTCCGATGAACAGCTTCACCATCCTGACAAGAGCCtgggagaaaaaaacaagacaTCTGACAAAAGACCTCAGGCCCACATCCGTTCACAAAAAACGACTTTCACTCTAATGTATATTTCCAGTTTTCTCTCTCACACGCCTGCACACACACCTCCACACAATAATCAAAGGGAAGTGGGAGTGAACTAAGGCCTGCTATAGTAGCCGCCATGAACCTGTAAGAATAAGACGTCTGCAATAGGGAGGTCCTTAGTAGACAAAGGGTTTGATAAGAACCGATACCTTCCAACAGAAATGGGCATGAAAGACAGTATATGAAGAAATGGGGGTACTGGGCTTTTCTATCCACTAggacaacagaaaacaaaagtcaACTAGGCTTGCTGACTGCCTGCCTGAAATTATCAACAGGCTTTTTCCTCACGTAGGAACCAAAGCAGCCATCATTTCCGGGAAAATGGGCCTTGTAATAGCTACATTTGAGTTTCCTTTGGAAGTAGTGAACGCGCGACTCGGATCAGACAGCGAGGAGTGGAAGATAAAGGAAGTACTGGAGTGGGGAACGCCTCTCTCGGGGCACCGTCCTAGCTCCTGCCGAACACTGAAATGCGTGGCCGCGGAAGAGAGCTTCAGATTCATTAACCAGACGATGTCTCACGGCCCGAGAAATTCCCGAAACGGGGATGTAACTGGCAGGTATAAGGGAAAGGGGGTTATCCCAGTGGAAATCTCGAGGCTTCCAAGAGCAGCCACGTCGGGCGCGGGACAGGGTGGGCGAAAAAAAGCAAGGTATTCTCAGGGGGCGGTGGGGGAAGGGCTGCTCCCGGCTTACCGCGCAATGCCGAGGACCGAGGTCGGCTCTCAGTGACGGGTGTGGAGGCTGCGAACCTACCAGGACACGCCCGAAGCCCAAGGGAGTGAGGTAAGATTTCACAGAGTACAAGAAAGGCAGTGGAAGGGCTCGGAGTCTCACCCGCACAGAAACCAGCAGGGCCTCCTCCTCGCGGCGCGGACGCTTCTGACAAAACGCTAAAATGGCGGCGGCCGCAGCAGTGGCTCTGGGTAGAGGGGGGAGGTGAGACTACAACCGGATTGGCCACTCAAGAAAGTAAAAGGCCGGCGTTCCCGCAGATCCTCTTCCTGATTGGTTACCACGGACGCCAATTACCTAAGAGGCCGGCAAGAGGTGGAAACGTCTGTAACCTCGGAGCTTTTATGCGAAAGCCAATGGGCACCAACCTCGCGAAGCCGAACTCGCTGATTGGGCAAGAGATCAGCGTGAGGGCGGACCTACAAACGTGGGCTTCGCCGGCGGGGTGCGGCCCGCCATTAGGCGGAGCGAGGTAGAGCCCTGGGGTAGCAGTCTTTAGCTTCATGGCGCCAACTTCGTTAAGCTTCCACATTTCGCCACCTCCACGTGCACAGCCAGACGGTATTCTGTGCTCCATTTCGCCGTTCACTCTAGGTGTCTCCCTCTAACCTCCCAAGCACCACCCCCCTCGCGGCCAGGACTCTGTGGAAATAGCTTATGCAGGCACATGCCAGGGAAGAAAAACAACGAagacccccaccaccccacccacccaccaccacctcaGGAAACCAACCTTCTCCTTGGGCCAGTAGTCCACACTGTAGCCTTGAGAGTCCCGGAGCTCCCCCAAAATCAAACCTCTCACAGGTGGTGAAATGACCTCTGTAATGGCCTTCCAGAAGTAGGCCCGGCAGGAGGTTGCACTGTCCAGGAGACGCTGAGGACAAGTTCCCTCTGGGAACCAGCCTCCCAGGGTCCGCGATGAAGAAACCTTTCTGTGACCATGGAGATTGAAAGTATACCCCGACCCCACCCTGAGAAAAAACTGGAGCagcaaaggtttttttgttttattttattgggcGCCATCAGCCAGAGCTGTTTTAATCCCCTAGAACCGACTTTAGAGGAAAGAGCTTAGTCACAACCAGCTgtaaacaaaatacaaagtaaCATTCTCCAGAGGGTCCAGCTGCTGCCTCGTTTTCTCTAATCCTTAGGCTGCTTCATATTCATTAAGCAAGCAACTTTAGTCAAGACCCTTTGCAAAGCAGCTTTTGAAAAGGGTTAAAAGGTGGAGTGCAGGGACTGGATGGAAGAACTTATAACACGAACAAAACAGGCTAAAAGCAGTGCAGAGTTTATGAGGAAAGGGATCATCAGGAGTGAAGATGACACAAGTACCACACACCACCATCCAAAGCAGCTTCTTCACCACCACCCCCGCCCCAAAAAGAGAAAGGTTTCAtaaagagaaaggtgaagtcagagtttgaggggggaaaaaaaaaaaagtgggttttAAAACCCAACacgagggccgggtgcggtggctcacgcctgtaatcccagcactctgggaagccgaggcgggcggatcacctgaggtcaggagttcaagaccagcctagccaacatggtgaaacccatctctactaaaaatacaaaaattagccgaacatggtggcaggcccctgtaatccctgctactcaggaggctgaggcaggagaatcgcttgaacccgggaggcagaggttgcagtgaggcaagactgtgccagtgcactctggcctggacaagagtgaaactaaaaaaaaaaacccaacatgaTTCAGGAATCTGACTGCAGAAAAGTGGTCAATAATTTATCCTAGGGTAGAAAAAGGTAgggaactaaaaaaagaaaatataacatttacAGATGTGTTGGTCACTAATCTTGTCCACTTCATTGTGGATTCTGATGCACCTCTGAGCCTGTGTAAAGGCCACGGGATCAGTGATGAAGAAAATCAATTTCGTCTCAGCTGCCACGTGCCCTTCAGAGGTGGCCAGCATTAGAAGGTAACGCATATGGTATAGAAATCCTCTCATCTCCTTCAGTTAGATCTCTTGTCTCAACATGTTTGGCGATAAAACTTCCTTCCAAAATACCAAAGTATAACAAGGATCAACTCATTGTAAGTAATAATCTCTCCAGATTGAAGGAGACTGGGAACATAAATCTCAGGATCACAGTTCAAGCCCAGTGTGCAGACATCAAAACTACTAACCACCTCTGCATGCAGCCCAAAACCTAATTACTTGATTTGACCTCTGAAACCCAACTAGGTCTAGTTAGCTATGTAACATTTTACTACAAGCTCATCCTGAATGAACCACATTAAATAatctccctgcctttttttgagacagttcttgcaatgtcacccagactggagtacagtggcactatccatagctcattgcagcctggaactcctcagcctcccaagtagctgggactacaggtgtctgccaccaggcctcgctatttttttaatttattatagagacaaactctttgttgcccagactggtctgaaatGCCTGCGCTCAAAAGCAATCctctcggccaggcacggtggctcacgcctgtaatcccagcactttgggaggccgaggtgggcagatcacctgaggttaggagttcgaaaccagcctgtccaacatggtgaaaccctgtctctactaaaaatacaaaaaaattaaccaggcatggtggcacgcgcctgtaatcccagttaccaggaaggctgaggcaggagaattgcttgaaccctgggggcggaggttgcagtgagctgagatcacgccactgcactccagcctgggcaacagagtgagactccgtctcaaaaacaaacaaaacccacaaaactaTGGCAATTGTAACATATAATAAGCAAGGATGATGAGAATAATACTTGGGGTggtttaatttagaaaaaaggCTGGATAATAGCCAATaaatttcctgctttttttttttaagagaccaagtcatgctgtcacccaggctggagtgcggtgtcaCAATCACAGGTCACTAAAGCCttgatctcc is a window encoding:
- the RBM4 gene encoding RNA-binding protein 4 isoform X3 encodes the protein MVKLFIGNLPREATEQEIRSLFEQYGKVLECDIIKNYGFVHIEDKTAAEDAIRNLHHYKLHGVNINVEASKNKSKTSTKLHVGNISPTCTNKELRAKFEEYGPVIECDIVKDYAFVHMERAEDAVEAIRGLDNTEFQGGMCVG
- the RBM4 gene encoding RNA-binding protein 4 isoform X2, translated to MVKLFIGNLPREATEQEIRSLFEQYGKVLECDIIKNYGFVHIEDKTAAEDAIRNLHHYKLHGVNINVEASKNKSKTSTKLHVGNISPTCTNKELRAKFEEYGPVIECDIVKDYAFVHMERAEDAVEAIRGLDNTEFQGKKTPVTEGCNKL
- the RBM4 gene encoding RNA-binding protein 4 is translated as MVKLFIGNLPREATEQEIRSLFEQYGKVLECDIIKNYGFVHIEDKTAAEDAIRNLHHYKLHGVNINVEASKNKSKTSTKLHVGNISPTCTNKELRAKFEEYGPVIECDIVKDYAFVHMERAEDAVEAIRGLDNTEFQGKRMHVQLSTSRLRTAPGMGDQSGCYRCGKEGH